In Solanum lycopersicum chromosome 5, SLM_r2.1, the following are encoded in one genomic region:
- the LOC101266219 gene encoding ninja-family protein mc410 gives MDENDLDLSLGLPCGGVVASEKSKSGSSSDSKVEEVDRDGKVINDFKNFLDGGTSSQKHDCGVGSQRSDSTKHGGNLLSSTSADADASKKLNSGGFWVPNDNRPIEVEEERRTEVGEKRKNLFRESSQQKKHEREAHHVDMHDKTRASHISITTDDGSTAENDDVADSETVGSTSRQILQHDENSKRFVGSSAEVHKELRGVSDSSGVELLGQRRFTISSEKDVKFGNTPYSTPFQGQSINIMNLPYSMPLRDSNPGNTASTTGYAVPGMMQVIATTSGDRPGAQPVIPTNLPLMFGYSSIQLPTLEKDNSRGAASHLQQLHPSYGRGSLGSDKHKDGPNISQASLPIIAHKSSESVQYDGRAVEHVKGNGRQHNAEETSTSRVEENVKGSNISFRSKDPPEQPRAEAVPSEFATIRPGLAADLKFGGSGSYPNLPWVSTTGPGPNGRTISGVTYRYNPTQIRIVCACHGSHMSPEEFVRHASEEQTSQEGGAGVSSFPSSNPAASAQS, from the exons ATGGACGAAAATGATCTTGATCTAAGCTTGGGCCTGCCCTGTGGTGGGGTGGTTGCGTCAGAGAAAAGTAAAAGTGGGAGCTCATCGGATTCCAAGGTTGAGGAAGTTGATAGAGATGGAAAAGTGATTAATGATTTCAAGAACTTTCTGGATGGAGGCACTAGCAGCCAAAAGCATGATTGTGGTGTCGGTTCTCAGAGAAGTGATTCAACAAAACATGGTGGGAACTTGCTTTCCAGCACTAGTGCTGATGCAGATGCTTCTAAAAAGTTAAATAGTGGAGGATTCTGGGTTCCAAATGATAATAGACCTatagaagttgaagaagaaaggAGAACTGAAGTGGGTGAAAAGCGTAAAAATTTGTTCCGGGAGTCAAGTCAACAAAAGAAGCATGAGAGAGAAGCTCATCATGTCGATATGCATGACAAGACAAGGGCATCACACATTTCAATAACAACAGATGATGGTTCGACTGCAGAAAATGATGATGTAGCTGATTCTGAAACTGTGGGTTCAACTTCCAGGCAAATTTTGCAGCATGATGAGAACTCTAAAAGATTTGTTGGAAGTAGTGCTGAGGTTCATAAGGAGCTTCGTGGTGTTTCTGATTCAAGTGGTGTAGAATTACTTGGACAGAGAAGGTTTACCATTTCTTCTGAAAAGGATGTTAAGTTCGGTAATACGCCATACAGTACCCCATTCCAAGGCCAATCAATAAACATCATGAACCTACCATACTCTATGCCTCTGAGAGATTCTAACCCTGGTAATACAGCAAGTACGACTGGTTACGCAGTTCCTGGCATGATGCAAGTAATAGCTACCACTAGTGGAGATAGACCTGGAGCCCAGCCTGTCATACCTACTAATTTGCCATTGATGTTTGGCTACTCTTCCATACAGCTGCCAACATTGGAGAAGGATAATTCCCGCGGTGCAGCTTCTCATCTTCAGCAGCTTCACCCTTCCTATGGACGAGGTTCCTTGGGCTCAGACAAGCATAAAGATGGACCAAATATTTCTCAAG CTTCGTTGCCGATTATTGCACACAAGTCTTCTGAATCTGTACAATATGATGGGAGGGCAGTGGAGCATGTGAAAGGCAATGGGAGACAGCATAACGCGGAAGAAACTTCCACTTCTCGAGTGGAAGAAAATGTTAAAGGTAGCAACATAAGCTTCAGGTCAAAAGACCCTCCTGAGCAGCCGAGAGCTGAAGCAGTTCCTTCAGAATTTGCAACTATAAGGCCAGGTCTTGCTGCAGATCTGAAATTTGGAGGATCTGGTTCCTATCCGAATCTACCATGGGTTTCAACAACTGGTCCAGGTCCAAATGGTAGAACAATATCTGGTGTTACTTATAGATACAATCCCACCCAAATCAGGATTGTTTGTGCTTGTCATGGGTCTCACATGTCACCGGAAGAGTTTGTGCGGCATGCTAGCGAAGAGCAAACTAGTCAAGAAGGTGGTGCTGGTGTTTCATCGTTTCCAAGTAGCAATCCTGCTGCCTCTGCACAAAGCTGA
- the LOC104647381 gene encoding putative RING-H2 finger protein ATL12 isoform X1 — protein MRKNILMLLLLSLNVKAEDLPTYSSQDVVSSFQPSLAVVIVVLFIMFSLTFVILFYAKFCHRTSSDDGGQLVRSVSHSSGIDKTVVESLPIFRFSLLRGSKQGLECCVCLSKFEDIEILRLIPMCKHAFHIKCIDEWLERHSTCPLCRHKISCEDLSLLTYSGSLRFLRSQSIRDEESNMEIYIEREDNESEELLIQGKALDRFNHRIIVSDVVFKNRWSNVTSSDLIFLNSEMLNGITSNRFSSMDTTCEQSRVIEEDQSINIKDEKRSMSEIIVYSRFNNRNRELSVRDERRRKLWLPIARRTVKWFANRETTENRTQTLNV, from the coding sequence ATGCGCAAGAATATTTTAATGTTACTACTACTTTCATTGAATGTAAAAGCTGAAGATTTGCCAACTTATTCTTCACAAGATGTTGTTAGCAGTTTCCAACCAAGTCTtgctgttgttattgttgtccTCTTCATCATGTTTTCACTAACTTTTGTTATACTCTTCTATGCCAAGTTTTGTCATAGGACATCTTCTGATGATGGGGGACAGCTTGTTAGATCAGTGTCTCATTCCTCAGGTATTGATAAAACTGTGGTGGAATCACTCCCTATTTTTCGATTCTCTTTACTAAGAGGATCAAAACAAGGACTTGAATGTTGTGTTTGtttatcaaaatttgaagataTTGAAATTCTTAGATTGATTCCAATGTGCAAACATGCATTCCACATTAAATGTATTGATGAATGGCTGGAAAGACATTCGACCTGCCCTCTTTGTAGGCATAAGATAAGTTGTGAAGACCTTTCATTGCTTACCTATTCAGGTAGTTTGAGATTCTTGCGGAGTCAGTCAATAAGAGATGAGGAATCAAACATGGAAATCTATATTGAAAGGGAGGACAATGAATCTGAAGAGTTGCTAATACAAGGAAAAGCACTAGATAGGTTCAATCATAGGATCATAGTATCAGATGTTGTGTTCAAGAATCGATGGAGCAATGTCACTTCTTCAGACCTGATATTCTTGAATTCAGAAATGCTTAATGGCATAACAAGCAACAGATTCTCATCAATGGATACAACTTGTGAACAATCCAGAGTAATAGAAGAagatcaatcaatcaatataaaGGATGAGAAGAGATCCATGTCAGAAATAATAGTGTATTCAAGATTCAACAACAGGAACCGAGAGCTTTCAGTTCGAGATGAAAGGAGGAGGAAGCTTTGGCTTCCAATTGCAAGGAGAACAGTCAAGTGGTTTGCTAATAGGGAAACAACAGAAAATAGAACACAAACACTAAATGTATAG
- the LOC104647381 gene encoding putative RING-H2 finger protein ATL12 isoform X2 codes for MRKNILMLLLLSLNVKAEDLPTYSSQDVVSSFQPSLAVVIVVLFIMFSLTFVILFYAKFCHRTSSDDGGQLVRSVSHSSGSLRFLRSQSIRDEESNMEIYIEREDNESEELLIQGKALDRFNHRIIVSDVVFKNRWSNVTSSDLIFLNSEMLNGITSNRFSSMDTTCEQSRVIEEDQSINIKDEKRSMSEIIVYSRFNNRNRELSVRDERRRKLWLPIARRTVKWFANRETTENRTQTLNV; via the exons ATGCGCAAGAATATTTTAATGTTACTACTACTTTCATTGAATGTAAAAGCTGAAGATTTGCCAACTTATTCTTCACAAGATGTTGTTAGCAGTTTCCAACCAAGTCTtgctgttgttattgttgtccTCTTCATCATGTTTTCACTAACTTTTGTTATACTCTTCTATGCCAAGTTTTGTCATAGGACATCTTCTGATGATGGGGGACAGCTTGTTAGATCAGTGTCTCATTCCTCAG GTAGTTTGAGATTCTTGCGGAGTCAGTCAATAAGAGATGAGGAATCAAACATGGAAATCTATATTGAAAGGGAGGACAATGAATCTGAAGAGTTGCTAATACAAGGAAAAGCACTAGATAGGTTCAATCATAGGATCATAGTATCAGATGTTGTGTTCAAGAATCGATGGAGCAATGTCACTTCTTCAGACCTGATATTCTTGAATTCAGAAATGCTTAATGGCATAACAAGCAACAGATTCTCATCAATGGATACAACTTGTGAACAATCCAGAGTAATAGAAGAagatcaatcaatcaatataaaGGATGAGAAGAGATCCATGTCAGAAATAATAGTGTATTCAAGATTCAACAACAGGAACCGAGAGCTTTCAGTTCGAGATGAAAGGAGGAGGAAGCTTTGGCTTCCAATTGCAAGGAGAACAGTCAAGTGGTTTGCTAATAGGGAAACAACAGAAAATAGAACACAAACACTAAATGTATAG